The Cloacibacterium sp. TD35 region TCTATAGAATCTTGAGCTTTCATTTTTCCAGAAAGAATTAGAGAAAGTTCTTTTCTACGAAGCGCTGCATCAAATCTTGCTTTTTCAACATCAGATTGAGGAATAAGCTCAGGAATAGGAACTGGATGGTTATTTTTATCTACTGCTACGAAAGTATAAATTCCTTCGTTGGTATAAATTTTTTCTTTGGTGATTGGGTTATCTAACCACACATCGCAATAAATTTCCATAGAAGTAGAAAACGCTCTAGAAACTTTAGCTTCTACCACTACCACACCACCTTCTGGAATAGGATATTTAAAAGAAACGTGGTTTACAGAAGCAGTAACAACGGTAGATTCACTATGTCTTTGTGCAGCAATAGCAGCCGCTCTGTCCATTCTAGAAAGAAGCTCACCACCAAACATATTTCCTAATGCATTGGTTTCATTGGGAAGCACAATATTGGTCATAATAGTCCTAGTTTCTGCAGGAGTTTTCGCATTTTTTTCCATAGAAATTATTTAGAAATTCTTAATGAATCTGTTTTTGAAGTTTGTAATGAATCTTTTTGTAAAGTAGGATTTACCTTTGGCTTTTCAGGAATTCTATGTGTAGAAGTTTTCACAGTAACTTCATCAAAAGATTTTTTTCCAAAAATTTGATCTTGATAATTAATTGCCAAATAAATAATTGCTCCTACTGGTAATATGAATAGGAAAATCCAAAGAATAGAATAATTAAAAACGTATTGATTGTCTGATTTCTCAACCTTTTCTGACTGGTCTATGTTTTGAATTTGTTCTAAACTGATTTCTTCTAAGCCAAAAAACTTAGGCGTATTGGTATAATCTTTTTTTCCTAAAAGTTTTATAGCATTGTCCTCTAGTGAAAATTCACCTATTTCGTCTATTGTAATTTTTTGTTCGGCTTGTAATGCTTCTACCCAAGAAGTTACTTCTTCTTTGATTAGAGACTGCACCACAAATAAATTTTCGCCTGTTTTTTCTACAATATACTTAGAAAAATCTGCATTGAAAAGGTTTTTATTTTCTACGAAAGAAATTTCATAAGTGGGCGGCAAGATTTTAGAGGATTGCTCATCTAAAGTAGCCGATTTTTTCTTGAGTGTAAAAACGCCAAAACCAGGAAGTTCTGCACTTCCTTTTTCTTGCAAATAATTGTATAGATGTAATCCTAAATTCATTTGGCACAAATTTAATATTTTTTGTTGAGTTGAGTTACAAAAAAAGGTTGCTAAAAAGCAACCTTGTATAAAAACATTTTTTCTTTTTTTGATTAATAGGCGAACTTAATGACCTCATCATTAAGTTTAAGAAGGTAATTTCCTTTTTTTGGAAGATTAAGCTCTACTCCATCTGTAGAGGATTGAGCAGAGAAAGTTTTAATTGTTCTTCCAGAAAAATCTATTATCTGTATGTTTAAATTTCCTTTTTTAGAAGTATACAATTTTCCACCTGAAACAAATGAATTAAAATTAGAGTTATTAATATTAATTGTCCCTAAAAACTTGTGTTAGTAGTTGTAAATCCATAGTCTGTAGCTAATTTATCTGTAGTTTGGTGTGCACTATTACCCACGGGATATTCTGTGAATAAAAAATGCAATTGGGTTACTACAGTTCCTGCAGGAAGTACACCTCCCATGTTATTAAAATTATGAGTATTAAGATTTAATACCCCTGTATAATTTGTACCTTCCCAAGTTAACTGAGTCGTGATATTACTAAAACTATCATTATATGAACTTCCTGTAGAGTTATCAGCTCCATTTAACCACAGGTAAACTCCAATTGGGTTCCCTGTTCCTGGGTTATAAAATGCCCATCCGTTTGCTTCGTCATTATAAGTAATTTTATAGATTCCTGAATTTGCAGGAGTCTGTATAATGCTCAATGTCGATTGACTATATACGGCAACCATTGCAAAAATAGCTGCTAAAAAAGAATAAAGTTTTTTCATTTTTTACTTTTAATTTAGTTCAAAAACAAATTTAATGAAATTATTCTTTCCAACCTTTATTTCTTGGAATGATTTTTTACAACTTAATATTTATGCCCACCATGAAATTTCTGCCAGCTTGTGCATAATAGTAAGGCCCATCATACACAAAACCATTATTTACATACTTTTTGTCAAAAATATTATTCAGCATAAATTGTAAACTCACCTCTTGTTTTGCAATTTTAAACCCATATTGCGCATTAAAATCGGTCAAGAAGTAATCATTCAGTTGTAGTGATTTAGTTGCGGTGTTATCTAAATACTGCTTTCCAACATATTGATTACTAAGATTTAACTGTAAATTTTTAATAGGCTTATATTGAATTACCGCATTGGCAATAATATTAGGAGAGAAAGAAATATCGGTATTTCCCAGATTGGTCACGGTAGAGTTTTCTTCAATTTTGAAATCTACATTTTTATTTTGGCTCAAAGTAATATTTCCTAATAAGTTCAGTTTTTCTGAGACTTTAGCCAAAGTTCCCAATTCTAAACCTAATCTATAAGATTTTCCAGAATTAATTTTAATGAATTCTCCCACCATATTGATTTCTCCACTCAGAACCAATTGGTTTACATAATTCATGTAATAAGCGTTTGCGGTAAAAGAAACATTACCAAAAGTTTTTTCTAAACCGACTTCAAAATCATGTAATTTTTCTGGCTTCGTATTAGGATTGGCAAATAAATCATCACGGTTGGGCTCTCTGTGAGCATGAGCGTATGAGAAAAATAATTTTCCGTTTTCTATCTGATAATTCACCCCGAATTTTGGATTAAAAAACGTCCATTTCTGGCTTAAATTTGCTCCTTCTTCTGCATTTTCATCTAAAACATACGTTTTATAGTCAATATTTCTGAGCTGTAAGTCTCCAAAAAATTCAAGTTTTTCAATTTTATAAATGGCTTTCGCAAAACCTGAAACTTCATTTTTCAGAGCATTATTTCTGTAGTATTCACGCTCGAAAATATCAGTATACTTCACACCCGATACATTCCCAAAATGCCTTCCAAAGTATTGATTTGCGGCTACTCCGAAATTCAAATTCACATTTTCAAAATTTCCATAAAGACTAGAAACTACGCCATAAAAATCATTATCTAACCATTTTTTTCTAATAAAATCTGTTCTGGTAATGGTATTTCCATTCTCTATGATGTTTGGTAAATCATATTTAGAAAATTTAGCATCTTGCTTATAATTTTCATAGTAACCTTCTCCATGAGTAAGGTGAAAAGTAGTTTCTAGATTCCAAATTTTACCGAGTTTTTGTTCCCAAAGTAAATGATAATGGTTTTGTCGGTAATTATCGGTTTCATTATCATAAAACCCAATAATATTCTCCCAATTAGCATCATAAATCGCTCCAGAATAATTAAATTTCGGGTTAGATTCATAGGTAGACTTATCAATTCCATTCCAGGCCTGATAAGTTTTTTCTTTCCCTCCGAAAGTTAAAAATCTCAGTTTCGTATTGCCTTTTTCAAACAGTGCATTGATATTGTAAGAATTTAATTTTGAAAAGGCTCTATCGATATAACCATCTGAATTTATGATAGAATACCTTGCCGAAACCGAAAATAAATCGTTCAAAAACTTTCCTGTTCCTGCTTCAAAGGAATGTTTAAAGGTATTAAAACTTCCTGCGCTTTGATTGGTCAAAAAATAAGGTTTCTCCTCTGGATTTTTGGTCAAAATATTCACACTTGCCCCAAAACTTGCTACACCGTTGCTAGAAGTTCCTACTCCTCTCTGGATTACAATCTGCGATGCAGAACTTGCCATGTCTGGAATATTCACAAAAAAAGTTCCCTGACTTTCTGAATCATTGTACGGAACACCATTCAGCATTACATTAATACTTGTCCCTGCGCTTCCTCTAATTCTGAAACCAGTGTAACCCACTCCGTTTCCTGCATCAGAAGTTGCAACTACAGACATTTGATTTTTGAGCAAAATAGGCAAATCTTGACCTAGATTTTTAGCTCCTAAATCTTTTTGTACGTTAATAATTTCTTTGGAAACCGGTAGCCTTTTTGTAAAGCTAACCTCTTGAATTTCTTTTACTTGCACAGTATCTACTTGTGCAGAGAGAACAGAGCTCATTCCTAGCCCTAAAATAATAAATCCTTTCATTCTGATGTTGTAAAAAATTAAACAAATCGAATAAAAGGATGCCA contains the following coding sequences:
- a CDS encoding T9SS type A sorting domain-containing protein; this encodes MYTSKKGNLNIQIIDFSGRTIKTFSAQSSTDGVELNLPKKGNYLLKLNDEVIKFAY
- a CDS encoding TonB-dependent receptor translates to MKGFIILGLGMSSVLSAQVDTVQVKEIQEVSFTKRLPVSKEIINVQKDLGAKNLGQDLPILLKNQMSVVATSDAGNGVGYTGFRIRGSAGTSINVMLNGVPYNDSESQGTFFVNIPDMASSASQIVIQRGVGTSSNGVASFGASVNILTKNPEEKPYFLTNQSAGSFNTFKHSFEAGTGKFLNDLFSVSARYSIINSDGYIDRAFSKLNSYNINALFEKGNTKLRFLTFGGKEKTYQAWNGIDKSTYESNPKFNYSGAIYDANWENIIGFYDNETDNYRQNHYHLLWEQKLGKIWNLETTFHLTHGEGYYENYKQDAKFSKYDLPNIIENGNTITRTDFIRKKWLDNDFYGVVSSLYGNFENVNLNFGVAANQYFGRHFGNVSGVKYTDIFEREYYRNNALKNEVSGFAKAIYKIEKLEFFGDLQLRNIDYKTYVLDENAEEGANLSQKWTFFNPKFGVNYQIENGKLFFSYAHAHREPNRDDLFANPNTKPEKLHDFEVGLEKTFGNVSFTANAYYMNYVNQLVLSGEINMVGEFIKINSGKSYRLGLELGTLAKVSEKLNLLGNITLSQNKNVDFKIEENSTVTNLGNTDISFSPNIIANAVIQYKPIKNLQLNLSNQYVGKQYLDNTATKSLQLNDYFLTDFNAQYGFKIAKQEVSLQFMLNNIFDKKYVNNGFVYDGPYYYAQAGRNFMVGINIKL
- a CDS encoding acyl-CoA thioesterase is translated as MEKNAKTPAETRTIMTNIVLPNETNALGNMFGGELLSRMDRAAAIAAQRHSESTVVTASVNHVSFKYPIPEGGVVVVEAKVSRAFSTSMEIYCDVWLDNPITKEKIYTNEGIYTFVAVDKNNHPVPIPELIPQSDVEKARFDAALRRKELSLILSGKMKAQDSIELKKLFG